One Saccharopolyspora erythraea NRRL 2338 genomic region harbors:
- the pdxA gene encoding 4-hydroxythreonine-4-phosphate dehydrogenase PdxA: MSNGTARPILAVTLGDPVGIGPEITARVLAEPEATETARPLAVGDATALRRAVEVCGLDVEVNTVSEVSQARFEPGAIDILDLGISPADLPWGQVDGTAGRSAVAAIETATRAALEEDVDAIVTSPINKEAIWAAGSEHLGHTEMLGELTGSDRFNTMFWVQGLKIFFATRHMSLRRAVESITKDNIAHSIREAYTALEVFGTREPRLAVAALNPHGGENGKFGDEEITAIAPAVEEARAAGLNVFGPIPADSVFHQGLQGRYDGVLSLYHDQGHIASKTVDFDGTVSVTVGLPILRTSVDHGTAFDIAGTGQADPGTMRSAFRAAVELAPFAGRLREVYPPKAR; encoded by the coding sequence GTGAGCAACGGAACCGCCCGGCCGATCCTGGCCGTCACCCTCGGCGACCCGGTCGGCATCGGCCCGGAGATCACCGCCCGCGTGCTGGCAGAACCCGAGGCCACCGAGACCGCCCGCCCGCTGGCGGTAGGCGACGCCACGGCCCTGCGCCGCGCCGTCGAGGTCTGCGGCCTGGACGTCGAGGTCAACACCGTGTCGGAGGTGTCGCAGGCCCGCTTCGAACCGGGCGCGATCGACATCCTCGACCTGGGGATCTCGCCCGCCGACCTGCCGTGGGGCCAGGTCGACGGCACCGCGGGCCGGTCGGCGGTGGCGGCCATCGAGACCGCGACCCGGGCCGCGCTGGAGGAGGACGTCGACGCGATCGTCACCTCGCCGATCAACAAGGAGGCGATCTGGGCCGCGGGCTCGGAACACCTGGGGCACACCGAGATGCTCGGTGAGCTCACCGGCTCCGACCGGTTCAACACGATGTTCTGGGTGCAGGGGCTGAAGATCTTCTTCGCCACCCGGCACATGTCGCTGCGCCGGGCGGTGGAGTCGATCACCAAGGACAACATCGCGCACTCGATCCGCGAGGCCTACACCGCCCTCGAGGTCTTCGGCACCCGCGAGCCCCGGCTCGCGGTGGCCGCGCTGAACCCGCACGGCGGTGAGAACGGCAAGTTCGGTGACGAGGAGATCACCGCCATCGCCCCCGCCGTCGAGGAAGCGCGGGCTGCCGGGCTCAACGTCTTCGGGCCGATCCCGGCCGACTCGGTCTTCCACCAGGGTCTGCAGGGCCGCTACGACGGCGTGCTCTCGCTCTACCACGACCAGGGCCACATCGCCTCGAAGACGGTCGACTTCGACGGGACGGTGTCGGTGACCGTCGGCCTGCCGATCCTGCGCACCTCGGTCGACCACGGCACCGCCTTCGACATCGCGGGCACCGGCCAGGCCGACCCCGGCACCATGCGCTCGGCGTTCCGCGCGGCCGTCGAGCTGGCGCCGTTCGCGGGCCGCCTGCGCGAGGTCTACCCGCCGAAGGCCCGCTGA